A genome region from Geodermatophilus bullaregiensis includes the following:
- the gltX gene encoding glutamate--tRNA ligase, with product MSDVRTRFCPSPTGMVHVGLLRTALFNWAHARHTGGTFVFRIEDTDASRDSEDSYRHLLDSLRWLGLDWDEGPEVGGPHGPYRQSQRHDVYREVAATLLEAGHAYESFSTNEEVDARRRAAGQDPKLGYDNADRYLTDAQKAAFRDEGRQPVLRLRMPDEDLTWTDLVRGEVRFAAGSVPDFVIVRGNGVPLYPFVNPVDDALMGITDVLRGEDLLPSTPRQLALYAALQDVGVASGPPRFGHLPYVTGEGNRKLSKRDPTSNVDVYRERGFVPEGFANYLALLGWSIAEDRDVFSMAEMVEAFDVTRVSANPARFDVRKAEAINATHVRQLPVEEFVARAVPFLAGAGLVADPPTPEQDRVLRAIAPMAQERTVVLSDVVGLVGFLFTDEVAVDPAAAKNLRPEDGEVLTAASAALEGLGEWSTAAIETALKEALVEGLGRKPRQAFGPVRVAVSGRTVSPPLYESMELLGRERTLARLAAARDVVG from the coding sequence GTGAGCGACGTGCGCACGCGCTTCTGCCCGTCGCCGACCGGGATGGTGCACGTCGGCCTGCTGCGCACCGCGCTGTTCAACTGGGCGCACGCCCGGCACACCGGCGGCACGTTCGTCTTCCGCATCGAGGACACCGACGCCTCCCGCGACTCCGAGGACTCCTACCGCCACCTGCTCGACAGCCTGCGCTGGCTGGGCCTGGACTGGGACGAGGGCCCGGAGGTCGGCGGCCCGCACGGCCCCTACCGGCAGTCGCAGCGCCACGACGTCTACCGCGAGGTGGCCGCGACGCTGCTCGAGGCCGGGCACGCCTACGAGTCGTTCTCGACCAACGAGGAGGTCGACGCCCGCCGGCGCGCCGCCGGCCAGGACCCCAAGCTCGGCTACGACAACGCCGACCGGTACCTCACCGACGCGCAGAAGGCGGCCTTCCGCGACGAGGGCCGCCAGCCGGTGCTGCGGCTGCGGATGCCCGACGAGGACCTCACCTGGACCGACCTGGTGCGCGGCGAGGTCCGCTTCGCCGCCGGGTCGGTGCCCGACTTCGTCATCGTCCGCGGCAACGGCGTGCCGCTCTACCCCTTCGTCAACCCCGTCGACGACGCCCTGATGGGCATCACCGACGTCCTGCGCGGCGAGGACCTGCTGCCCTCCACGCCCCGTCAGCTCGCCCTCTACGCGGCCCTGCAGGACGTCGGCGTGGCGAGCGGCCCCCCGCGCTTCGGCCACCTGCCCTACGTGACCGGCGAGGGCAACAGGAAGCTGTCCAAGCGCGACCCCACGTCCAACGTCGACGTCTACCGCGAGCGCGGCTTCGTGCCCGAGGGGTTCGCCAACTACCTGGCGCTGCTGGGCTGGTCGATCGCCGAGGACCGCGACGTGTTCTCGATGGCCGAGATGGTCGAGGCCTTCGACGTCACCCGGGTCAGCGCCAACCCGGCGCGCTTCGACGTCAGGAAGGCCGAGGCGATCAACGCCACGCACGTGCGGCAGCTGCCGGTCGAGGAGTTCGTCGCGCGGGCCGTGCCCTTCCTCGCCGGCGCCGGCCTGGTCGCCGACCCGCCGACGCCCGAGCAGGACCGGGTGCTGCGGGCCATCGCGCCGATGGCGCAGGAGCGCACCGTCGTGCTCTCCGACGTCGTCGGGCTGGTCGGCTTCCTGTTCACCGACGAGGTCGCCGTCGACCCCGCCGCCGCGAAGAACCTGCGCCCGGAGGACGGCGAGGTGCTGACCGCGGCCTCGGCCGCCCTCGAGGGCCTGGGGGAGTGGTCCACCGCGGCGATCGAGACGGCGCTCAAGGAGGCGCTGGTGGAGGGCCTCGGGCGCAAGCCGCGGCAGGCGTTCGGGCCGGTGCGCGTGGCGGTCAGCGGCCGCACGGTGTCCCCGCCGCTGTACGAGTCCATGGAGCTGCTGGGCCGCGAGCGCACGCTGGCCCGCCTGGCGGCGGCCCGGGACGTGGTCGGGTGA
- the galT gene encoding galactose-1-phosphate uridylyltransferase gives MIRTSRRLADGREILYFDAEDSPAPEHVAEDTRDLPPVSTRSQLRRDALLGEEVVIAAHRQSRTFLPPADQCPLCPSRPGRPTEVPEPDYQVVAFENRFPSLATSVDRDVPPSAPGAPLAELRPGFGRCEVVLFTSDHDQHFAGLGHDRARLVVDVWAERTAELSAIDGVEQVFCFENSGEEIGVTLAHPHGQIYAYPFVTPRVERVLGSARRHRERTGGDLFAEVVDAERAGPRVVAADEHWVAFVPAAARWPYEVQLFPTRRVPDLPALDDAERDALATVYLDVLGRFAHRFDTPMPYIASWNQAPVHDGREDWWLHLQLFSLRRAPGKLKYLAGSESGMGAFITDTNPEDVAEQLRTVVVP, from the coding sequence GTGATCCGGACGAGTCGTCGGCTGGCGGACGGCCGGGAGATCCTCTACTTCGACGCGGAGGACTCCCCGGCTCCCGAGCACGTGGCCGAGGACACCCGCGACCTCCCGCCGGTGAGCACCCGCTCGCAGCTGCGCCGGGACGCCCTCCTCGGCGAGGAGGTGGTCATCGCCGCGCACCGGCAGAGCCGCACCTTCCTGCCGCCGGCCGACCAGTGCCCGCTGTGCCCCTCCCGGCCGGGCCGGCCCACCGAGGTACCGGAGCCCGACTACCAGGTCGTCGCGTTCGAGAACCGCTTCCCGTCGCTGGCCACCTCCGTCGACCGCGACGTCCCGCCGTCCGCCCCGGGCGCGCCCCTGGCCGAGCTGCGTCCCGGCTTCGGCCGCTGCGAGGTGGTGCTGTTCACCAGCGACCACGACCAGCACTTCGCCGGCCTCGGCCACGACCGGGCCCGCCTGGTGGTCGACGTGTGGGCCGAGCGGACCGCGGAGCTGAGCGCGATCGACGGCGTCGAGCAGGTGTTCTGCTTCGAGAACTCCGGCGAGGAGATCGGGGTGACGCTCGCCCACCCCCACGGCCAGATCTACGCCTACCCGTTCGTGACGCCGCGGGTGGAGCGCGTGCTCGGCTCGGCGCGCCGGCACCGCGAGCGGACCGGCGGCGACCTGTTCGCCGAGGTCGTCGACGCCGAGCGCGCCGGCCCGCGGGTGGTGGCCGCCGACGAGCACTGGGTGGCCTTCGTGCCGGCCGCGGCGCGCTGGCCCTACGAGGTGCAGCTGTTCCCCACCCGGCGGGTGCCCGACCTGCCCGCCCTCGACGACGCCGAGCGCGACGCCCTGGCCACCGTCTACCTCGACGTCCTGGGCCGCTTCGCGCACCGCTTCGACACCCCGATGCCCTACATCGCCTCCTGGAACCAGGCGCCGGTGCACGACGGGCGCGAGGACTGGTGGCTGCACCTGCAGCTGTTCTCGCTGCGCCGGGCGCCGGGCAAGCTGAAGTACCTGGCCGGCTCGGAGTCGGGGATGGGCGCGTTCATCACCGACACCAACCCCGAGGACGTCGCCGAGCAGCTGCGGACCGTGGTCGTCCCGTGA
- a CDS encoding putative quinol monooxygenase, producing the protein MILIVIKFPVRSDRIEEFRTHADEYARAVNAEEGSLFFEWSRSVEDPDTFVCIEGFRDSDAGASHVATPHAKSAFDWMSDLVAEQPQIIYVDAPEVSGFGPMGEVQPRT; encoded by the coding sequence GTGATCCTGATCGTCATCAAGTTCCCCGTCCGCTCCGACCGCATCGAGGAGTTCCGGACCCACGCCGACGAGTACGCGCGGGCGGTGAACGCCGAGGAGGGCAGCCTGTTCTTCGAGTGGTCCCGCAGCGTCGAGGACCCGGACACGTTCGTCTGCATCGAGGGGTTCCGGGACTCCGACGCCGGTGCCTCGCACGTGGCCACCCCGCACGCCAAGTCGGCGTTCGACTGGATGTCGGACCTCGTCGCCGAGCAGCCGCAGATCATCTACGTCGACGCCCCCGAGGTCAGCGGCTTCGGCCCGATGGGCGAGGTGCAGCCGAGGACCTGA
- a CDS encoding VOC family protein — MAARFSELVIDSRDPEALAAWWAEVLGYRVLGRDEDGAVEIGPEAGFGGAAPTLVFAPVSDPSPGKPRLHLDLSATDRDQDAELQRLLGLGATPADVGQTGEESWHVLADPEGNPFCLLRRRLDPL; from the coding sequence GTGGCCGCCCGCTTCAGTGAGCTCGTGATCGACAGCCGCGACCCCGAGGCGCTGGCCGCGTGGTGGGCGGAGGTGCTCGGCTACCGCGTCCTCGGGCGCGACGAGGACGGGGCGGTGGAGATCGGCCCGGAGGCCGGCTTCGGCGGCGCCGCCCCGACGCTGGTGTTCGCGCCGGTGTCCGACCCCTCCCCGGGCAAGCCGCGTCTGCACCTGGACCTCAGCGCCACCGACCGCGACCAGGACGCCGAGCTGCAGCGGCTGCTGGGCCTGGGCGCCACCCCGGCCGACGTCGGCCAGACCGGCGAGGAGAGCTGGCACGTGCTGGCCGACCCCGAGGGGAACCCCTTCTGCCTGCTCCGCCGACGGCTCGACCCGCTGTGA
- the galK gene encoding galactokinase, translating into MSDGPLDDAAAAERAVAAFTERFGAAPEGVWAAPGRVNVIGEHTDYNGGHVLPVALPHTTRAAVARRDDGRLVLVSLQHPGAEADVAVADLAPGTPGGWAGYPAGVVAELRASVPGGLSLLVDGDVPAGAGLSSSAALECAVALALRDLLGLDLGPDDLVDVARRAENDFVGAPTGILDQSASVLCTAGHALYLDTRDRSSEQVPLDLAATGLALLVLDSGTTHDHAESGYGDRRRECEEAAERLGVDLLCAVGDVADLDRLDDGTERGALLLRRARHVVGEDARVREVVGMLREGGDPRAVGPVLTAGHASLRDDFEVSVPLLDALVEAAVEAGAHGARMVGGGFGGSAVALVDATVVDAVTAAVADRFALEGAGAPRAFVVVPSPGARRLT; encoded by the coding sequence GTGAGCGACGGGCCCCTGGACGACGCGGCCGCGGCCGAACGCGCCGTCGCCGCGTTCACCGAGCGGTTCGGCGCCGCGCCGGAGGGTGTCTGGGCGGCACCGGGCCGGGTCAACGTGATCGGGGAGCACACCGACTACAACGGCGGGCACGTGCTGCCGGTGGCCCTGCCGCACACCACCCGTGCCGCGGTCGCCCGCCGCGACGACGGCCGGCTGGTGCTCGTCTCGCTGCAGCACCCCGGCGCCGAGGCCGACGTCGCCGTCGCCGACCTCGCGCCCGGCACCCCGGGCGGCTGGGCCGGCTACCCGGCCGGCGTCGTCGCCGAGCTGCGCGCGTCCGTCCCCGGCGGGCTGAGCCTGCTCGTCGACGGCGACGTCCCCGCCGGGGCGGGGCTGTCCTCGTCGGCCGCGCTGGAGTGCGCCGTCGCACTGGCGCTGCGCGACCTGCTCGGCCTCGACCTGGGGCCGGACGACCTGGTCGACGTCGCCCGGCGCGCGGAGAACGACTTCGTCGGCGCGCCCACCGGCATCCTCGACCAGTCCGCCTCGGTGCTGTGCACCGCCGGGCACGCCCTGTACCTCGACACCCGCGACCGCAGCAGCGAGCAGGTCCCCCTCGACCTCGCCGCCACCGGCCTGGCGCTGCTCGTCCTCGACTCCGGCACCACGCACGACCACGCCGAGAGCGGCTACGGCGACCGGCGCCGGGAGTGCGAGGAGGCCGCGGAGCGCCTCGGCGTCGACCTGCTCTGCGCGGTCGGCGACGTCGCCGACCTCGACCGGCTCGACGACGGCACCGAGCGCGGGGCGCTGCTGCTGCGCCGGGCGCGGCACGTCGTCGGCGAGGACGCCCGCGTCCGCGAGGTCGTCGGGATGCTGCGCGAGGGCGGGGACCCGCGCGCCGTCGGCCCGGTGCTCACCGCCGGCCACGCCTCGCTGCGCGACGACTTCGAGGTCTCCGTGCCGCTGCTCGACGCCCTCGTCGAGGCGGCCGTCGAGGCCGGTGCCCACGGCGCCCGGATGGTCGGCGGCGGCTTCGGCGGCAGCGCCGTGGCGCTCGTCGACGCCACGGTGGTGGACGCCGTCACCGCGGCCGTGGCCGACCGCTTCGCGCTCGAGGGCGCCGGTGCCCCGCGCGCGTTCGTCGTCGTCCCCTCGCCGGGGGCGCGGCGGCTGACATGA
- the cimA gene encoding citramalate synthase: MPTPPSTFHVFDTTLRDGAQREGISFSVADKLAVARLLDEIGVGYVEGGWPGALPKDTEFFARARTELKLQHAVLVAFGATRRAGVPVADDPQVQALLDAETPVVCLVAKSDVRHVRDALRTTLEENLAMVGDTVAHLVAHGRRVFVDCEHFFDGYAADPDYGVRVLEAAFAAGAEVGVLCDTNGGMLPMGVGRVVADVRARVGGRLGIHCQDDTGCAVANSLAAVEAGVTHVQGTANGYGERAGNADTFALVANLVTKMGLPVVPAECLGELQRVSHAIAELANIAPDDHQPYVGASAFAHKAGLHASAIKVSPELYNHLDPALVGNGMRILVTEMAGRASVELKGRELGVDLHGHADVVGRVVDQVKVLEADGWSFEAADASFELLLRASLPGAPDPLFELESYRTTVEHWGNGVVVSEATVKVLLPNADGTVERVISTGEGNGPVNALDNALRQALVSRHPQLADVSLADYKVRILGWKGGSSATTRVLVDTTDGVGEWTTVGVHDNIVEASWHALVDALTYAVRCR, translated from the coding sequence GTGCCCACTCCGCCCAGCACCTTCCACGTCTTCGACACCACGCTGCGCGACGGCGCCCAGCGCGAGGGGATCAGCTTCTCCGTCGCCGACAAGCTGGCCGTCGCCCGGCTGCTCGACGAGATCGGTGTCGGGTACGTCGAGGGCGGCTGGCCGGGGGCGCTGCCCAAGGACACCGAGTTCTTCGCCCGCGCCCGCACCGAGCTCAAGCTGCAGCACGCGGTGCTGGTCGCCTTCGGCGCCACCCGCCGGGCCGGGGTGCCGGTGGCGGACGACCCGCAGGTGCAGGCGCTGCTGGACGCCGAGACGCCGGTCGTCTGCCTGGTCGCGAAGTCCGACGTCCGGCACGTGCGCGACGCGCTGCGGACCACGCTCGAGGAGAACCTCGCGATGGTCGGCGACACCGTGGCCCACCTGGTCGCGCACGGCCGGCGGGTCTTCGTCGACTGCGAGCACTTCTTCGACGGGTACGCCGCCGATCCCGACTACGGCGTGCGGGTGCTCGAGGCCGCCTTCGCCGCCGGCGCGGAGGTCGGCGTCCTCTGCGACACCAACGGCGGGATGCTGCCGATGGGCGTGGGCCGGGTGGTGGCCGACGTCCGCGCCCGGGTGGGCGGCCGGCTGGGCATCCACTGCCAGGACGACACCGGCTGCGCCGTCGCCAACTCGCTGGCCGCCGTCGAGGCCGGGGTGACCCACGTGCAGGGCACCGCCAACGGCTACGGCGAGCGGGCCGGCAACGCCGACACCTTCGCGCTGGTCGCCAACCTGGTCACCAAGATGGGCCTGCCGGTCGTGCCCGCCGAGTGCCTGGGCGAGCTGCAGCGGGTCAGCCACGCGATCGCCGAGCTGGCCAACATCGCCCCCGACGACCACCAGCCCTACGTCGGCGCGTCGGCCTTCGCGCACAAGGCCGGGCTGCACGCCAGCGCGATCAAGGTCAGCCCCGAGCTGTACAACCACCTCGACCCGGCGCTCGTCGGCAACGGCATGCGCATCCTGGTCACCGAGATGGCCGGCCGCGCGTCGGTGGAGCTCAAGGGCCGTGAGCTCGGCGTCGACCTCCACGGGCACGCCGACGTCGTCGGCCGGGTGGTCGACCAGGTCAAGGTGCTCGAGGCCGACGGCTGGTCGTTCGAGGCCGCCGACGCCTCCTTCGAGCTGCTGCTGCGCGCCTCGCTGCCCGGCGCCCCCGACCCGCTGTTCGAGCTGGAGAGCTACCGGACGACGGTCGAGCACTGGGGCAACGGCGTCGTCGTCAGCGAGGCGACGGTGAAGGTCCTGCTGCCCAACGCCGACGGCACGGTCGAGCGGGTCATCAGCACCGGGGAGGGGAACGGCCCGGTCAACGCGCTGGACAACGCGCTGCGCCAGGCGCTGGTCAGCCGCCACCCGCAGCTCGCCGACGTCTCGCTGGCCGACTACAAGGTGCGCATCCTCGGTTGGAAGGGCGGCTCCAGCGCCACGACCCGGGTGCTCGTCGACACCACCGACGGCGTCGGCGAGTGGACCACCGTGGGCGTCCACGACAACATCGTCGAGGCCTCCTGGCACGCCCTGGTCGACGCTCTCACCTACGCCGTCCGCTGCCGGTAG
- the serA gene encoding phosphoglycerate dehydrogenase yields the protein MTESAPVVLIAEQLAPSVLEVLGSDVEIRHVDGADRSALLPALADAAAVMIRSATQIDAEALAAGPNLKVVARAGIGLDNVDVAAATERGVMVVNAPTSNIVSAAEHAVALLLAAARQIPAADASLREGTWQRSRFMGVEVTDKVVGVVGLGRIGQLVAQRLAAFGTTLIAYDPYIQPGRAAQLGVRMVSLEELLREADFISIHLPKTPETLGLIGADELATTKRGVIVVNAARGGLVDEAALADALASGQVGAAGLDVYATEPCTDSPLFGLPNTVVTPHLGASTTEAQDKAGTAVAYSVRLALQGEFVPDAVNVQAGGVVAEDVRPGLPLAEKLGTVFTAVAGGLAQSVTVEVRGKLAEFDDSVLQLAVLKGVFSDVVEEQVTYVNAPLLAQQRGLDVTLSSDLESPDYRNLVRVHGVMADGREVAVSGTLFGKNQVPKLVEVDGFDMDLDLSGHLLFFLYTDRPGVVGAVGAALGEAGVNIAGAQVSRTTRGGEALMAVTVDSPVSAEMLGDIAGRIGAREARSADLDPR from the coding sequence GTGACCGAGAGCGCGCCCGTCGTCCTGATCGCCGAGCAACTCGCCCCGAGCGTGCTGGAGGTGCTCGGCAGCGACGTCGAGATCCGCCACGTCGACGGAGCCGACCGGTCCGCACTGCTGCCCGCGCTGGCCGACGCCGCCGCGGTCATGATCCGCAGCGCCACGCAGATCGACGCGGAGGCCCTGGCCGCGGGCCCGAACCTCAAGGTGGTGGCCCGCGCCGGCATCGGACTGGACAACGTCGACGTCGCCGCGGCCACCGAGCGCGGCGTCATGGTGGTCAACGCCCCGACGTCGAACATCGTCAGCGCCGCCGAGCACGCCGTCGCCCTGCTGCTGGCCGCCGCCCGGCAGATCCCGGCCGCCGACGCGTCGCTGCGCGAGGGCACCTGGCAGCGCTCGAGGTTCATGGGCGTCGAGGTCACCGACAAGGTGGTCGGCGTGGTGGGCCTGGGCCGGATCGGGCAGCTGGTCGCCCAGCGGCTGGCCGCCTTCGGCACCACGCTGATCGCCTACGACCCCTACATCCAGCCCGGCCGCGCCGCGCAGCTCGGCGTGCGCATGGTGTCGCTGGAGGAGCTGCTGCGCGAGGCCGACTTCATCAGCATCCACCTGCCCAAGACGCCCGAGACGCTCGGGCTCATCGGCGCCGACGAGCTGGCCACCACCAAGCGCGGCGTCATCGTCGTCAACGCCGCCCGCGGCGGGCTCGTCGACGAGGCGGCGCTGGCCGACGCGCTGGCCTCGGGCCAGGTGGGGGCCGCGGGTCTCGACGTCTACGCCACGGAGCCCTGCACCGACAGCCCGCTGTTCGGGCTGCCCAACACCGTGGTCACCCCGCACCTGGGCGCCTCGACGACGGAGGCGCAGGACAAGGCCGGCACCGCCGTCGCCTACTCGGTGCGCCTGGCGTTGCAGGGGGAGTTCGTGCCCGACGCGGTCAACGTCCAGGCCGGCGGGGTCGTCGCCGAGGACGTGCGGCCGGGCCTGCCGCTGGCCGAGAAGCTCGGGACCGTCTTCACCGCCGTCGCCGGCGGTCTGGCCCAGTCGGTCACGGTCGAGGTCCGCGGCAAGCTCGCCGAGTTCGACGACTCGGTGCTGCAGCTCGCCGTCCTCAAGGGCGTGTTCTCCGACGTCGTCGAGGAGCAGGTCACCTACGTCAACGCCCCGCTGCTGGCGCAGCAGCGCGGCCTCGACGTCACGCTCTCCAGCGACCTCGAGAGCCCCGACTACCGCAACCTCGTCCGGGTGCACGGCGTCATGGCCGACGGCCGCGAGGTGGCCGTCTCGGGCACGCTCTTCGGCAAGAACCAGGTGCCCAAGCTGGTCGAGGTCGACGGCTTCGACATGGACCTCGACCTGTCCGGCCACCTGCTCTTCTTCCTCTACACCGACCGCCCGGGCGTCGTGGGTGCCGTCGGCGCGGCGCTGGGGGAGGCGGGCGTCAACATCGCCGGCGCGCAGGTCAGCCGGACCACCCGCGGCGGCGAGGCGCTCATGGCGGTCACCGTCGACAGCCCGGTCAGCGCCGAGATGCTCGGCGACATCGCCGGGCGCATCGGGGCGCGTGAGGCCCGCTCGGCCGACCTCGACCCGCGCTGA
- a CDS encoding CPBP family intramembrane glutamic endopeptidase, whose product MTGPPWPGPYPGGDEPYTGPPPTGPYAAPPFVPGAHRGGYPPPPGAAGPVPWPLGPVPAQPGPHTHLPGAPPWQQAVLEWRPGPPPPAPFPPGVRMAPPPGTPPHDQPVTYLLAMRSRDWAWWRPLLGLLLFVVAYGVAAFVVVLLVLLTGVAPDLQLLDLVDPGVLLLTNLSLIVAIPIVWLLWVAAHGMRPGWSSSVLARLRWRLFLPLTLRALATLGVGIGLSVLLGFLLDDGAVTGPVDDLLWLLLVVVLTTPIQSAAEEYVFRGYLSQAIAGWIRSPRAGALVAAVVTAALFSAAHAPGDVVTFLDRFAFGLAASAVVWLTGGLEAAIVLHAVNNVLVFFLAGSLGDGVATEEVPAGVGLLSLLLTLLSMGAYVAVVAASRRRLHPELVTPALDLRVPAGDPRTRGW is encoded by the coding sequence GTGACCGGCCCGCCCTGGCCGGGCCCGTACCCCGGTGGCGACGAGCCCTACACCGGGCCCCCGCCCACGGGTCCCTACGCAGCGCCGCCGTTCGTCCCGGGGGCGCACCGTGGCGGGTACCCGCCGCCCCCCGGGGCGGCCGGGCCGGTGCCCTGGCCGCTGGGGCCGGTGCCGGCGCAGCCGGGCCCGCACACCCACCTGCCGGGCGCCCCGCCCTGGCAGCAGGCGGTCCTCGAGTGGCGGCCGGGCCCACCGCCGCCGGCCCCGTTCCCGCCGGGCGTGCGGATGGCGCCGCCACCCGGGACGCCGCCGCACGACCAGCCGGTGACCTACCTGCTGGCCATGCGCTCGCGGGACTGGGCGTGGTGGCGGCCGCTGCTCGGGCTGCTGCTGTTCGTCGTCGCCTACGGCGTGGCGGCCTTCGTCGTCGTCCTGCTGGTGCTCCTCACCGGCGTCGCGCCGGACCTGCAGCTGCTCGACCTCGTCGACCCCGGCGTGCTGCTGCTGACCAACCTCTCGCTGATCGTCGCGATCCCCATCGTCTGGCTGCTGTGGGTGGCCGCCCACGGCATGCGGCCGGGCTGGTCGTCGTCGGTGCTGGCCCGGCTGCGCTGGCGGCTGTTCCTGCCCCTGACGCTGCGGGCCCTGGCCACCCTCGGCGTGGGCATCGGCCTGTCGGTGCTGCTGGGGTTCCTGCTCGACGACGGCGCGGTCACCGGCCCGGTCGACGACCTGCTCTGGCTGCTGCTCGTGGTGGTGCTCACCACGCCGATCCAGTCGGCCGCCGAGGAGTACGTGTTCCGCGGCTACCTCAGCCAGGCGATCGCCGGGTGGATCCGCAGCCCGCGGGCCGGCGCGCTGGTGGCCGCCGTCGTCACCGCCGCGCTGTTCTCGGCCGCGCACGCCCCCGGCGACGTCGTCACCTTCCTCGACCGGTTCGCCTTCGGCCTGGCCGCCTCGGCCGTGGTGTGGCTCACCGGCGGGCTCGAGGCGGCGATCGTGCTGCACGCGGTGAACAACGTGCTGGTGTTCTTCCTGGCCGGGTCGCTCGGCGACGGCGTGGCCACCGAGGAGGTCCCCGCGGGCGTCGGCCTGCTGTCCCTGCTGCTCACGCTGCTGTCCATGGGCGCCTACGTGGCCGTGGTGGCGGCCTCGCGGCGGCGGCTGCACCCCGAGCTGGTCACGCCCGCCCTGGACCTGCGCGTCCCCGCCGGCGACCCGCGGACCCGGGGGTGGTGA
- a CDS encoding fumarylacetoacetate hydrolase family protein produces the protein MRIVRFASPSGMSFGVLDGDGQVAQIEGHPFGTISFTGQRFPQADVRLLSPILPSKVVCVGKNYAEHVKEMDTGDAPERPLLFLKPSTSVIGPGDAIRIPAGSTNVHHEVELAVVIGARGARSIAPEQVPASVFGYTIANDVTERDMQRTDGQWTRAKGFDSFCPLGPWIETDLGGLGKDPADLAITCTVDGELRQSGRTSQLLFDVATLVSYISQVMTLLPGDVVLTGTPAGVGPIRPGQRVECAIEGLGSLTNGVSGADTTSTAGGAR, from the coding sequence GTGCGCATCGTCCGCTTCGCCTCGCCCTCCGGCATGTCCTTCGGCGTCCTCGACGGCGACGGTCAGGTCGCCCAGATCGAGGGCCACCCGTTCGGGACCATCTCCTTCACCGGCCAGCGCTTCCCGCAGGCCGACGTCCGGCTGCTCTCGCCGATCCTGCCGAGCAAGGTCGTCTGCGTCGGCAAGAACTACGCCGAGCACGTCAAGGAGATGGACACCGGGGACGCCCCCGAGCGGCCGCTGCTGTTCCTCAAGCCCTCGACGTCGGTCATCGGCCCGGGCGACGCCATCCGCATCCCCGCCGGCAGCACGAACGTCCACCACGAGGTGGAGCTGGCCGTCGTCATCGGTGCCCGCGGCGCCCGCTCGATCGCCCCCGAGCAGGTCCCGGCGAGCGTCTTCGGCTACACGATCGCCAACGACGTCACCGAGCGGGACATGCAGAGGACCGACGGGCAGTGGACCCGCGCCAAGGGCTTCGACTCCTTCTGCCCGCTGGGCCCGTGGATCGAGACCGACCTGGGCGGCCTGGGCAAGGACCCGGCCGACCTGGCGATCACCTGCACCGTCGACGGCGAGCTGCGGCAGTCCGGGCGCACCAGCCAGTTGCTGTTCGACGTCGCGACGCTGGTGTCCTACATCTCGCAGGTCATGACCCTGCTGCCGGGCGACGTCGTCCTGACCGGCACCCCTGCCGGCGTCGGGCCCATCCGACCCGGCCAGCGCGTGGAGTGCGCGATCGAGGGTCTGGGCTCGCTGACCAACGGCGTCAGCGGGGCCGACACGACCTCCACCGCCGGGGGCGCCCGGTGA
- a CDS encoding 3-isopropylmalate dehydrogenase has product MRLAVIAGDGIGPEVVAEGLKVLGGIAPDLETTPYDLGAARWQRTGELLPDTVLDELRGHDAILLGAIGDPGVPPGILERGLLLRLRFELDHHVNLRPARLFDGVHSPLADPGEIDMLCVREGTEGPYAGNGGVLRRDTPQEVATEVSLNTAFGVERVVRYAFERAQARPRRHLTLIHKTNVLTHAGSLWSRTVEEVGAEFPEVTVAYQHVDAASMFFITDPGRYDVIVTDNLFGDIVTDVAAAVTGGIGLAASGNLDASGTNPSMFEPVHGSAPDIAGQGIADPTATVLSVALLLEHLGRADQARKVDAAVAFDLSTRDPRGPVRTAEVGDRLAALAGG; this is encoded by the coding sequence ATGCGCCTGGCAGTGATCGCGGGAGACGGCATCGGCCCGGAGGTGGTGGCCGAGGGCCTCAAGGTCCTGGGCGGGATCGCCCCGGACCTCGAGACGACGCCGTACGACCTGGGCGCCGCCCGCTGGCAGCGGACCGGCGAGCTGCTGCCGGACACGGTGCTCGACGAGCTGCGCGGGCACGACGCGATCCTCCTCGGCGCCATCGGCGACCCCGGTGTCCCGCCGGGCATCCTGGAGCGCGGGCTGCTGCTGCGGCTGCGCTTCGAGCTCGACCACCACGTCAACCTGCGCCCGGCGAGGCTCTTCGACGGCGTGCACAGCCCGCTGGCCGACCCGGGCGAGATCGACATGCTCTGCGTCCGGGAGGGCACCGAGGGCCCCTACGCCGGCAACGGGGGCGTCCTGCGCCGCGACACCCCGCAGGAGGTGGCCACCGAGGTCAGCCTCAACACCGCCTTCGGCGTCGAGCGCGTCGTCCGGTACGCCTTCGAGCGGGCGCAGGCCCGCCCGCGCCGGCACCTGACGCTGATCCACAAGACCAACGTGCTCACGCACGCCGGGTCGCTGTGGTCGCGCACGGTGGAGGAGGTGGGGGCGGAGTTCCCCGAGGTCACCGTCGCCTACCAGCACGTCGACGCGGCGTCGATGTTCTTCATCACCGACCCGGGCCGCTACGACGTCATCGTCACCGACAACCTCTTCGGCGACATCGTCACCGACGTCGCCGCGGCGGTCACCGGCGGCATCGGGCTGGCCGCCAGCGGCAACCTCGACGCGTCGGGCACCAACCCGAGCATGTTCGAGCCGGTGCACGGCTCGGCCCCCGACATCGCCGGGCAGGGGATCGCCGACCCGACGGCGACGGTGCTCTCGGTCGCCCTGCTGCTCGAGCACCTCGGCCGCGCCGACCAGGCGCGCAAGGTCGACGCCGCCGTGGCCTTCGACCTGTCCACCCGCGACCCGCGCGGCCCGGTGCGGACGGCCGAGGTGGGCGACCGCCTGGCCGCCCTCGCCGGCGGCTGA